The genomic stretch GGCAATGCCGGCCGCCATCTCGCGGGCCGCTTCCGGTACGGTGATCGCATCCTTGTCGCCCACCACGACCAGCGTCGGCACCTCGATGGCGGTGAGGTCAGGCCGGGAGTCGGGCCGCCCGATGATGGCGGTCTGCTGGCGGATGTAGGTTTCGCCGCCATTTGCCGTCGCCATCCGGACATGCAGCGCCTTGAGCCCCGCGTCGCCGACGTGATCGGGGTGGACTGCATTCGGGAACGACTGGGCCACCGCCAGATTGAACTTGCCCTGTTCGGTCAGCGCGATGGCGGCGCGGCGCTTGTCCGTCGCTTCAGGGGTATCGGGTCGCGCCGAGGTGTCGAGCAGCGCCAGCCGCAGCACGCGTTCCCTCGCCTGTCGCAGGATTTCGAACGCGAGGTATCCGCCCATCGAGAAGCCGACGAGGGCAAACTGCGGCGGGGCGTCCTCGAGGATCGAGGCGGCGATCTCGCCCATCGAGCTGCCGCGCGTATGATTGGCAATCGTTACCGGCCCGACTTGCCACAGTGCCGGCACCTGGTGGGCATAGATTTCGGCGGTGCAGTTGAGGCCGGGAACGAGGAGGATCGGGGTGGTCATGAGACGGAACGTCCTGATCTGAGCAAGGTTTTCGTCCCCGCAGCAGGAGAACGGAAACGGGCTTGCTTGCCGCGCGGTCGGCAATCATATAAAGATATCTTTATATCCCGTCGTGCGACCGTTGCCGACGGTGAACGCATTTTGGCGTGATGGACGTTGGAAAGTCGAGCGATGACTGAGGCTCAACACATTGAGATCGATAGAAATTCCTTGCCGAACGGCGAGGAGGT from Devosia sp. A16 encodes the following:
- a CDS encoding alpha/beta fold hydrolase, which encodes MTTPILLVPGLNCTAEIYAHQVPALWQVGPVTIANHTRGSSMGEIAASILEDAPPQFALVGFSMGGYLAFEILRQARERVLRLALLDTSARPDTPEATDKRRAAIALTEQGKFNLAVAQSFPNAVHPDHVGDAGLKALHVRMATANGGETYIRQQTAIIGRPDSRPDLTAIEVPTLVVVGDKDAITVPEAAREMAAGIADARLVVVPRAGHMALVEQHAIVTAALVEWLSS